A single window of Coleofasciculus sp. FACHB-1120 DNA harbors:
- a CDS encoding N-acetylmuramoyl-L-alanine amidase encodes MVRIFLSAGHGAGDPGALAGGTTEDREMRLTRDAAVKEMRSRGLEVSSVPDSLSLKQTITWINAYSRRGDVALEIHADAVGNTNIRGASAFYTDGNEQREADAQLVLQSLLKEVSGLPSRGVKPDTATGVGSLGFCRQVDIPSILMELGFITNPSDRSLFQTKRLDFARGLADGLEAWSRKEAQRQGLTPPPPPSYPVISVKINAQLYQNQGILVNGNACIPVVFLKSLGIDPSKVADFRTTTHRNLEYIKAVDLQPFKVSVKWDNLTRTVILTTY; translated from the coding sequence ATGGTACGAATTTTTCTTTCCGCTGGACATGGTGCTGGCGATCCGGGCGCACTAGCTGGAGGCACTACAGAAGACAGAGAAATGCGGCTTACCCGCGATGCTGCGGTTAAGGAAATGCGATCGCGCGGTTTAGAGGTTTCCTCGGTTCCCGATTCGTTGAGTTTGAAGCAGACAATTACTTGGATCAACGCTTACTCCCGCCGTGGCGATGTTGCTTTAGAAATCCACGCTGATGCTGTCGGAAACACTAATATCCGGGGTGCCAGCGCCTTCTATACTGACGGCAACGAGCAACGCGAAGCCGATGCTCAGTTGGTGCTGCAATCCTTACTGAAGGAGGTATCCGGTTTGCCGTCCCGTGGGGTTAAACCGGATACTGCCACGGGTGTCGGGAGTTTAGGTTTCTGCCGCCAAGTTGATATTCCCTCGATTCTGATGGAGTTGGGGTTTATTACCAATCCGAGCGATCGCTCTTTATTTCAAACGAAGCGTCTAGACTTCGCCCGTGGATTGGCAGACGGTCTAGAAGCGTGGAGTCGGAAGGAAGCTCAGAGGCAGGGCTTAACGCCTCCCCCTCCTCCTAGCTACCCGGTTATTAGTGTCAAAATCAACGCCCAGCTATATCAAAATCAAGGAATTTTGGTGAATGGGAATGCTTGTATTCCGGTTGTTTTCCTAAAGTCTTTAGGAATCGATCCGAGTAAAGTAGCAGACTTCCGCACCACTACTCACCGGAATCTCGAATATATCAAAGCGGTGGATTTGCAGCCCTTTAAAGTATCTGTTAAATGGGACAATCTAACCCGCACAGTCATTTTAACCACCTATTAA
- a CDS encoding molybdenum cofactor guanylyltransferase, protein MNPSSAVSLTAIVLAGGKSSRMGRDKALISVNGVPLIRQVCEVAQACASRVYVVTPWSERYQDIVSSTCQLIREVGTGENRSFSNDEKPHGPLIGFAQGLAPVQTEWVLLLACDLPNLKEEFLLNWVQHLPEVPEDCIAFLPRHPKGWEPLCGFYRRSCLPSLTEFIHKGGRSFQQWLSQHPVQELPLTERSLLFNCNTPADLGEVMGNKNFEF, encoded by the coding sequence ATGAACCCATCTTCTGCTGTATCGCTGACAGCAATTGTTTTGGCAGGGGGAAAAAGCTCTCGCATGGGGCGGGATAAAGCCTTAATTTCTGTGAACGGCGTTCCCCTGATTCGGCAAGTTTGTGAAGTTGCCCAAGCGTGTGCTTCAAGAGTATATGTGGTAACGCCGTGGAGCGAACGATACCAAGATATTGTATCCAGCACCTGTCAATTAATTCGAGAAGTCGGTACAGGAGAAAACCGCTCTTTTTCTAACGATGAGAAACCCCACGGGCCACTGATTGGCTTTGCCCAAGGACTCGCGCCAGTACAAACAGAATGGGTGCTGTTACTTGCCTGCGATTTGCCCAATTTAAAAGAGGAATTTTTGCTCAATTGGGTACAGCATTTACCAGAGGTGCCAGAAGATTGTATTGCGTTTCTTCCCCGACATCCCAAAGGCTGGGAACCGTTATGCGGTTTTTATCGCCGCAGCTGTTTGCCTAGCTTAACTGAATTCATTCATAAAGGGGGCAGATCCTTTCAGCAATGGTTGTCTCAACATCCCGTACAAGAACTGCCCCTAACTGAGCGATCGCTCTTATTTAATTGCAACACACCGGCTGATTTGGGAGAGGTAATGGGTAATAAGAATTTTGAGTTTTGA
- the moeB gene encoding molybdopterin-synthase adenylyltransferase MoeB, with product MLNPNLDEIQLSKEEYERYSRHLILPKVGLEGQKRLKAASVLCVGTGGLGSPLLLYLAAAGIGRIGIVDFDVVDSSNLQRQVIHGTSWVGKPKIESAKNRILEINPDCQVDLYETRLSSENALQILEPYDVVVDGTDNFPTRYLVNDACVLLNKPNVYASILFFEGQATVFNYEGGPNYRDLYPEPPPPGLVPSCAEGGVLGVLCGVIGTIQATEAIKIILGQGNTLSGRLLLYDALQMKFRELKLRPNPERPVIDKLIDYEEFCGIPQAKAEEAKQQMEISEMTVRELKELLDSGANDFVLLDVRNPNEYEIAKIPGSVLVPLPDIENGSGVAQVKELLNGHRLIAHCKMGGRSAKALGILKQAGIEGTNVKGGITAWSREIDPSVPEY from the coding sequence ATGCTCAATCCCAATCTGGATGAAATCCAGCTTTCCAAAGAAGAATACGAACGCTACTCTCGCCACCTAATCCTGCCCAAAGTTGGACTGGAAGGGCAAAAACGCCTCAAAGCCGCCAGTGTCCTGTGTGTTGGTACAGGTGGACTGGGTTCGCCCCTGCTGCTGTATCTCGCAGCTGCCGGTATCGGACGCATCGGCATTGTTGATTTTGATGTCGTTGATAGTTCCAACTTACAACGGCAAGTCATTCACGGCACCTCTTGGGTCGGGAAACCCAAAATTGAATCGGCAAAAAACCGGATTTTAGAAATTAATCCTGATTGCCAAGTTGACTTGTACGAAACCCGCCTGAGTTCAGAGAACGCCCTGCAAATCCTTGAACCCTACGATGTTGTCGTAGATGGTACCGATAACTTCCCCACACGTTATCTAGTGAATGATGCTTGCGTGCTGTTAAACAAGCCCAACGTCTACGCCTCCATCTTATTTTTTGAAGGTCAAGCAACGGTATTTAACTACGAAGGCGGTCCCAATTACCGCGACCTCTATCCGGAACCGCCACCACCCGGATTAGTTCCCTCTTGTGCTGAAGGAGGGGTTCTCGGCGTTCTGTGCGGCGTGATTGGCACCATCCAGGCAACTGAAGCGATCAAAATCATCTTAGGTCAGGGGAATACCCTGAGTGGACGGTTGTTGCTGTATGATGCCTTGCAAATGAAGTTCCGGGAACTGAAACTGCGTCCGAACCCGGAAAGACCAGTCATTGACAAGTTAATTGATTACGAAGAATTCTGCGGTATTCCACAAGCAAAAGCGGAAGAGGCAAAACAGCAGATGGAAATTTCAGAAATGACGGTTCGGGAATTGAAGGAATTGCTCGATAGCGGTGCAAATGATTTTGTCCTGCTTGATGTTCGCAATCCTAACGAGTACGAAATTGCTAAAATTCCGGGTTCCGTTTTGGTGCCGTTACCAGATATTGAAAACGGTTCGGGTGTCGCCCAAGTGAAAGAATTGCTCAACGGTCATCGCTTGATTGCCCACTGCAAGATGGGTGGACGTTCTGCGAAGGCACTGGGTATTCTCAAACAAGCTGGAATAGAAGGCACCAATGTCAAAGGTGGAATTACCGCTTGGAGTCGAGAAATTGACCCTTCGGTGCCTGAATACTAA
- a CDS encoding M67 family metallopeptidase, producing the protein MIGILAVLKLHPHHLQAIRIHAESTYPEECCGLLLGKLAEDGKTVVEVMPTQNIWNAEAVEAFQEIEGSAKLGSDKRDRYAIAPEDMLKAQKQARGASPSPLDIIGIYHSHPDHPAIPSEFDRACAWSVYSYIIVSVQQSKAGDLRNWSLDDAHQFQPEEMITVEIT; encoded by the coding sequence ATGATTGGCATCTTGGCAGTATTAAAACTCCATCCTCACCATTTGCAAGCCATCCGAATCCATGCCGAAAGCACCTATCCCGAAGAGTGCTGCGGCTTGCTGCTGGGTAAACTGGCGGAAGATGGCAAAACCGTCGTGGAAGTCATGCCAACCCAGAACATCTGGAATGCAGAAGCAGTGGAAGCATTTCAAGAGATTGAAGGTTCCGCCAAACTGGGTTCAGACAAGCGGGACAGATACGCGATCGCTCCCGAAGATATGCTAAAAGCACAAAAGCAGGCACGCGGTGCTTCACCCAGTCCACTGGATATCATTGGAATCTACCACTCTCATCCCGACCATCCAGCAATTCCTTCTGAATTCGATCGGGCGTGTGCGTGGTCAGTGTACTCGTATATTATTGTGTCGGTTCAACAAAGCAAAGCTGGCGACCTCCGCAACTGGAGTCTCGACGACGCCCACCAGTTTCAGCCAGAAGAAATGATAACGGTTGAAATAACCTAG
- a CDS encoding Dabb family protein has product MPQIQHMVLLKFKPEITPEKIADLLNQLGELQQLIPGITYYSGGAYSSHEGLNRGYNHGFLMTFESADARDFYLPHPEHERVKSAILECLDDFIIFDFEA; this is encoded by the coding sequence ATGCCTCAGATTCAACACATGGTTCTGCTCAAATTTAAACCCGAAATAACGCCGGAAAAGATTGCAGATTTGTTAAACCAACTGGGTGAACTTCAGCAATTAATTCCCGGCATTACCTACTATTCTGGGGGAGCCTATTCTAGTCACGAGGGACTGAACCGGGGCTATAACCACGGATTTTTGATGACATTTGAGAGTGCAGATGCCCGCGATTTCTATCTGCCGCATCCCGAACACGAACGAGTGAAGTCTGCGATATTAGAATGCTTAGACGATTTCATCATCTTTGATTTTGAAGCTTAA
- the aspS gene encoding aspartate--tRNA ligase encodes MRTHYCGEPRSEHIGQTVTLCGWVDRRRDHGGVIFLDLRDRTGIVQIISDPVRTPDSYGEAANQRNEYVLRITGRVSKRPDDSLNPRLPTGEIEIYADKIELLNQVYKQLPFQVGAGDTESLREDLRLKYRYLDLRRDRMTRNLQLRHQVVKAIRRYLEDTENFIEIETPILTKSTPEGARDYLVPSRVNPSEWYALPQSPQLFKQLLMVSGYDRYYQIARCFRDEDLRADRQPEFTQLDMEMSFMSQEEILQLNESLVCHIFKTVKNIDLPHPFPRLTYADAMDRYGCDKPDTRFELELVNVSDLLKDSGFKVFSGAVASGGIVKVLPIPGGNDAFSNVRIKPGGDLFKEASEAGAKGLAYIRVRDDGELDTIGAIKDNLTEAQKQELLSRTGAKPGHLLLFGAGDHNTVNKTLDRLRQVIGRELGLIDPDKNNLLWVTDFPMFERNADEKRLEALHHPFTAPHPDDLHDLKTARAQAYDLILNGVEVGGGSRRIYQREVQEQVFEAIGLSKEEAYGKFGFLLEAFEYGTPPHGGIAYGLDRLVMLLAGEESIRDVIAFPKTQQARCLLTDAPSGVDGKQLKELHVASTYKPKSSEKDKQ; translated from the coding sequence ATGCGAACCCATTACTGCGGCGAACCTAGAAGCGAACATATTGGACAAACTGTCACCTTGTGTGGATGGGTAGACCGTCGCCGCGACCACGGGGGGGTGATATTTTTAGATTTGCGCGATCGCACCGGCATCGTTCAAATTATCAGCGACCCAGTCCGGACGCCTGACTCTTATGGAGAGGCGGCAAACCAGCGCAACGAATACGTCCTCAGAATTACGGGTCGAGTCAGCAAACGTCCCGATGACTCACTCAATCCCCGCCTTCCGACTGGCGAGATTGAAATTTACGCAGATAAAATTGAACTGCTCAATCAGGTATACAAGCAGCTGCCCTTCCAAGTAGGGGCTGGAGATACAGAATCCCTGCGCGAAGACTTGCGACTGAAGTATCGCTATCTAGACTTAAGACGCGATCGCATGACGCGCAACCTCCAGTTGCGTCACCAAGTCGTCAAAGCCATCCGTCGCTACCTAGAAGATACCGAAAACTTCATCGAAATCGAAACGCCGATTCTCACCAAATCGACTCCCGAAGGCGCACGGGATTACCTCGTCCCCAGCCGCGTTAATCCCAGCGAGTGGTATGCGCTGCCTCAGTCGCCGCAGCTATTTAAGCAACTGCTGATGGTATCCGGCTATGACCGCTATTACCAGATTGCTCGTTGCTTCCGGGATGAAGATTTACGCGCAGACAGACAGCCAGAATTTACTCAGTTAGACATGGAGATGAGCTTCATGTCTCAAGAAGAGATTCTCCAGCTCAACGAAAGTTTAGTTTGCCATATCTTCAAGACCGTAAAAAACATCGACTTACCCCATCCCTTCCCGCGCCTGACTTATGCAGACGCGATGGATCGCTACGGGTGCGATAAACCAGACACCCGCTTTGAGTTAGAACTTGTCAACGTTTCCGATTTGCTGAAAGATTCTGGGTTTAAGGTCTTTTCTGGCGCTGTCGCCTCTGGCGGTATCGTCAAAGTATTGCCCATTCCCGGCGGAAACGATGCCTTCTCCAACGTGCGGATCAAACCAGGCGGCGACCTATTTAAAGAAGCCAGCGAAGCTGGTGCGAAGGGTCTTGCCTATATTCGTGTGCGAGATGACGGCGAACTCGACACCATTGGCGCGATTAAAGACAACCTCACCGAAGCGCAGAAGCAAGAATTGCTGAGTCGCACAGGTGCAAAACCCGGTCATCTTTTGCTATTTGGTGCGGGCGATCACAATACGGTTAATAAAACCCTCGACAGATTGCGCCAAGTGATTGGTCGCGAACTGGGACTCATCGATCCTGACAAAAACAACCTGCTTTGGGTAACAGACTTCCCCATGTTTGAGAGGAATGCTGATGAGAAGCGCCTAGAAGCGCTGCATCATCCGTTTACCGCTCCGCATCCCGACGATTTGCACGACCTGAAGACGGCACGGGCGCAAGCTTATGACCTGATTCTCAACGGCGTAGAAGTTGGCGGTGGAAGTCGGCGGATTTACCAGCGAGAGGTTCAAGAGCAGGTGTTTGAAGCCATTGGCTTGTCTAAAGAGGAAGCTTATGGCAAGTTTGGATTTCTCCTAGAGGCATTTGAATACGGCACGCCGCCACACGGGGGAATTGCCTATGGGTTAGACCGCTTGGTGATGCTCTTAGCGGGTGAAGAATCAATTCGGGATGTAATTGCTTTTCCGAAGACGCAGCAGGCTCGTTGTTTATTGACCGATGCGCCCTCTGGTGTTGATGGGAAGCAGTTGAAGGAATTGCACGTCGCTTCGACATACAAGCCCAAATCCAGCGAGAAAGACAAGCAGTAA
- a CDS encoding orange carotenoid protein N-terminal domain-containing protein, which produces MTTNQKSQALSNETQKVVEAFEALNTDDKLAWFYYVYEKMGDSITPAAPTATDPELAPKLLGEYFDLDDDRQLAIMREIVNRENTEYSHAYGALKENNQLMVWYAWAQGMGDTVVDVPSDYQANNPVNDLMSQIEGLDFEGQISMFRTIVSNMGYTDVKPIPSQAETGKTASL; this is translated from the coding sequence ATGACTACAAACCAAAAATCTCAAGCTCTTTCCAATGAAACTCAAAAAGTGGTTGAGGCTTTTGAAGCGTTGAACACGGATGACAAACTAGCATGGTTTTATTACGTTTATGAAAAGATGGGAGACTCGATTACTCCCGCTGCCCCAACTGCAACCGATCCGGAACTGGCTCCGAAGCTGTTAGGAGAATACTTTGATTTGGATGACGATCGCCAGTTGGCAATTATGCGAGAAATTGTCAATCGCGAAAATACAGAATATTCCCATGCTTATGGGGCTTTGAAAGAGAATAATCAGTTAATGGTTTGGTATGCTTGGGCGCAGGGTATGGGTGATACGGTTGTAGATGTGCCCTCGGACTACCAAGCCAATAACCCAGTTAACGACCTGATGAGCCAAATTGAAGGTCTTGACTTCGAGGGACAAATTTCCATGTTCCGGACAATCGTTAGCAACATGGGCTATACGGACGTGAAGCCAATTCCCTCTCAAGCTGAAACTGGTAAGACTGCCAGCCTGTAA
- a CDS encoding ABC transporter ATP-binding protein — protein MSNQQLTPESSALNPPKKPVVIRMEDVTKVYGIGDTEVRALGGVSLIVEEGEYCAIMGASGSGKSTAMNIIGCLDRPTDGRYYLDNVDVSSLEDADLAGIRNRKIGFVFQQFHLLPQLTALENVMLPMVYAGIPSAERRQRATVALTRVGLEHRLNNRPNQLSGGQQQRVAIARAIVNKPVLLLADEPTGALDSKTTEEVMDIFTELNTSGITVVMVTHEPEVARLTKRIVWFRDGEVLHSHLTPAEIGKVAVS, from the coding sequence ATGAGCAATCAACAACTCACTCCTGAGTCCTCAGCCCTCAATCCTCCAAAAAAGCCTGTCGTCATTCGCATGGAGGATGTCACCAAGGTTTACGGGATTGGCGATACAGAAGTTCGTGCCCTTGGTGGTGTGAGCTTAATTGTCGAGGAAGGCGAATATTGCGCGATTATGGGGGCGTCTGGATCGGGCAAATCTACTGCCATGAATATTATCGGTTGTCTCGATCGACCCACCGACGGACGATATTACCTAGATAACGTGGATGTGTCCTCTCTAGAAGATGCTGACTTAGCGGGAATTCGCAATCGGAAGATTGGTTTTGTGTTTCAACAATTCCATCTCTTGCCACAACTAACCGCGTTAGAAAATGTTATGTTGCCGATGGTTTATGCTGGGATTCCCAGCGCTGAAAGACGCCAGAGAGCAACCGTTGCTCTGACTCGCGTTGGTTTAGAACATCGCCTAAATAATCGACCAAATCAACTATCTGGGGGACAACAGCAGCGTGTCGCGATCGCGCGTGCGATTGTCAACAAACCCGTCTTACTGCTTGCGGATGAACCCACTGGCGCACTGGATTCCAAAACGACCGAAGAAGTGATGGATATCTTCACAGAACTCAATACCAGTGGCATTACCGTGGTTATGGTAACTCACGAGCCTGAAGTCGCTCGTCTCACCAAACGCATCGTCTGGTTCCGCGATGGAGAAGTGCTGCATTCCCATCTCACCCCAGCAGAGATTGGAAAAGTCGCCGTTTCTTAA
- a CDS encoding ABC transporter permease — protein MDIVESVKMAATTLVANKLRSSLTMLGIMIGNASVIAMVGIGQGAQRLASEQFESLGPNVLFVVPGSQKTRNTTFEVPKTLVLEDARAIATQVPSVQDVAPQINSRQLVTFRSKNTTTLVLGTTPEYLSARSFDVDRGRFITDLDIKRSNQIVILGSELANKLFDNQDPVGQQLRIKNISFQVVGVMKTKGSALGDNPDETAYVPITTLANRIVGNTSPYGLEVTAISISAKDEDSIGAAQFQVANLLRLRHKINGEDDFTVRSQKDLLGIVNTITSGLTFMLAAIAGISLFVGGIGVMNIMLVSVTERTQEIGLRKAIGAREQDILIQFIIEAVILSAAGGLLGTLIGVGGISLVSAFTPLKAGISPVAIVIAVSVSGGIGLFFGVVPARRAAKLDPIVALRSA, from the coding sequence ATGGATATTGTAGAAAGCGTCAAAATGGCTGCCACGACCCTGGTAGCAAACAAACTGCGTAGCAGTCTCACCATGCTGGGCATTATGATTGGCAATGCCTCGGTGATTGCGATGGTGGGAATCGGACAGGGAGCGCAAAGGCTAGCGTCGGAGCAGTTTGAGTCGTTGGGGCCAAACGTGCTGTTTGTGGTTCCCGGTTCTCAGAAAACTCGGAATACGACCTTTGAGGTGCCGAAAACGCTAGTTCTAGAAGATGCCAGAGCGATCGCAACTCAGGTGCCTTCCGTCCAAGATGTCGCGCCCCAAATCAACTCCAGACAATTAGTTACCTTCCGCAGCAAAAACACGACAACTCTGGTTCTCGGTACAACGCCTGAGTATCTCTCAGCTAGAAGCTTTGATGTCGATCGAGGACGATTTATCACCGATCTCGATATTAAACGGAGTAACCAAATTGTCATCTTGGGGTCGGAATTAGCCAATAAATTGTTTGACAATCAAGATCCCGTCGGGCAACAACTGCGGATTAAAAATATCAGCTTTCAAGTTGTTGGCGTGATGAAAACCAAAGGTTCCGCACTCGGAGACAATCCGGATGAAACGGCTTATGTACCCATCACTACCCTAGCGAATCGGATTGTGGGAAATACGTCTCCCTATGGTCTGGAAGTGACAGCCATTTCTATCTCTGCCAAAGATGAAGATAGCATCGGAGCCGCTCAGTTTCAGGTAGCAAATCTGCTGCGGCTACGGCACAAAATCAACGGTGAAGATGACTTTACAGTTCGCAGCCAAAAAGACCTTTTGGGCATTGTGAACACGATTACTAGCGGCTTGACATTCATGTTAGCTGCGATCGCGGGGATTTCCCTCTTTGTTGGCGGCATTGGCGTGATGAACATTATGCTCGTCTCCGTCACCGAACGTACCCAAGAAATCGGACTTCGTAAGGCAATTGGCGCACGAGAGCAAGATATCCTGATTCAATTCATCATCGAAGCCGTGATTCTCTCAGCGGCGGGTGGCTTATTAGGCACTCTGATTGGCGTTGGCGGGATCTCGCTCGTCAGCGCTTTCACCCCTCTGAAAGCTGGCATTTCACCCGTGGCAATTGTTATTGCTGTCAGTGTTTCTGGTGGGATTGGGCTATTCTTTGGCGTCGTCCCGGCGCGACGAGCCGCTAAACTCGATCCAATTGTGGCTTTGCGGAGTGCTTAA
- a CDS encoding efflux RND transporter periplasmic adaptor subunit has protein sequence MQLPLISKVKNPSQWVIGLIASSILVVGSTTYFILGRATPKLDIESLTVPVKSQTLKVRITASGTVVPVQSVNLSPPTSGRLAKLYVEQGDRVQQGQKIAQMENSQLQAQFFQAKANLEQAQAKLQQAQAGSRPEEINQAKARLEQAKARLAAARVGRPEEVAQFKARLDQAEANLASVQIGRPEEIAQTEAQISAAEARVELAQKRANRNQQLASQGAISKDQLDEVLTEYRNASANLREAQRRLEQLKNSTRQEIQQRQAAVAEARSALQQSQKGGRSEEISQREADVAEAQAALRQLENGTRREEIAGLKAASDAARASMQAVQVQLSDTVIVAPFSGIVTQKYATEGAFVTPTTSASSTASATSTSIVAIARDLEILAKVPEVDVGQITQGQAVEIVADAYPDQVFKGKVKLIAPEAVVEQNVTSFQVRVALETGKEQLRSGMNVDLTFLGKPANNALVVPTVAIVTEKGKTGVLVPDEENKPQFKAVTIGPSIENQTQILDGIKEGDRVFIDLPKDRKPKPEE, from the coding sequence ATGCAACTTCCACTAATAAGCAAAGTCAAGAACCCTTCTCAGTGGGTCATTGGGCTGATAGCGTCTAGCATCTTGGTAGTTGGCTCTACCACTTATTTCATCCTGGGTCGGGCAACACCCAAACTAGATATCGAGAGCCTGACCGTACCCGTTAAATCGCAAACCTTGAAAGTACGGATTACCGCTAGCGGTACCGTCGTGCCCGTTCAAAGCGTTAATCTCAGCCCTCCCACATCTGGGCGTTTGGCAAAGTTATACGTCGAGCAGGGAGATAGAGTACAGCAAGGGCAAAAAATCGCCCAAATGGAGAATTCCCAGCTTCAGGCTCAATTTTTTCAAGCCAAAGCCAATCTAGAGCAAGCTCAAGCCAAACTGCAACAAGCACAAGCGGGGAGCCGTCCCGAAGAAATCAATCAGGCAAAAGCCCGTCTAGAGCAAGCGAAAGCCCGTTTAGCCGCGGCGCGGGTGGGTCGTCCCGAAGAAGTTGCCCAATTCAAAGCCCGTCTGGATCAAGCCGAAGCGAATTTAGCATCGGTGCAAATTGGTCGTCCCGAAGAAATTGCCCAGACCGAAGCTCAAATCTCTGCTGCTGAAGCGCGGGTAGAGTTGGCACAAAAACGAGCCAATCGCAATCAACAGCTCGCTTCTCAAGGAGCCATTTCTAAAGACCAGTTGGATGAGGTGTTGACAGAGTACCGCAATGCCAGCGCCAACCTCAGAGAAGCCCAACGACGGCTAGAGCAACTCAAAAATAGCACCCGCCAAGAAATCCAGCAGCGTCAAGCGGCGGTCGCAGAAGCACGATCTGCCTTGCAGCAAAGCCAAAAGGGTGGTCGAAGCGAGGAAATTTCTCAGCGCGAAGCGGATGTTGCAGAAGCGCAGGCGGCTCTACGACAGTTAGAAAATGGGACGCGCCGAGAGGAGATTGCTGGGTTAAAAGCAGCATCGGACGCCGCCAGAGCTTCGATGCAGGCGGTGCAAGTCCAGCTCTCTGATACGGTAATCGTTGCTCCCTTTTCGGGGATTGTGACGCAGAAATACGCGACAGAAGGGGCTTTCGTCACCCCCACAACTTCTGCTTCCAGTACGGCTTCCGCTACCTCAACTTCGATTGTTGCTATTGCCAGAGATTTAGAAATTCTGGCGAAAGTCCCAGAGGTGGATGTTGGGCAGATTACCCAGGGACAGGCGGTTGAGATCGTGGCAGATGCTTATCCTGACCAGGTGTTTAAAGGTAAGGTCAAGCTGATTGCGCCAGAAGCGGTGGTCGAGCAAAACGTCACGTCGTTTCAGGTGCGGGTCGCCCTGGAAACGGGTAAGGAACAACTGCGGTCGGGGATGAATGTTGACCTGACTTTTTTGGGGAAACCGGCGAATAATGCCTTGGTTGTTCCCACTGTGGCAATTGTCACTGAGAAAGGGAAAACGGGTGTGTTAGTTCCTGACGAAGAGAACAAACCCCAGTTTAAAGCGGTGACGATTGGCCCATCGATTGAAAACCAAACGCAGATTTTAGATGGTATCAAAGAAGGCGATCGCGTATTCATTGATTTGCCCAAAGATCGCAAACCCAAGCCAGAGGAGTAA
- a CDS encoding tetratricopeptide repeat protein, which yields MPKRFSIFPLLVFLGLGSVALPASGQALVPYTLQMESKELEQQGLNLAQDAAQLARFQQYDLALPRARLATQLAPSSYQTWFLLGSLFLQAQEVNNAIDALQRARTLQPNEPGILFALGSGHFQQEKYQEAVSVLQAGLKIKPDVPEALFDLGNAYYKLNRFPDAIAQYQKAVAKEKKFWPAINNIGLVKYEMGDVDGALGEWRSASSLDKEAAEPRLAMAVALYAKGDREQGLSLGEAAIRLDSRYADVKFLQENLWGDRLLTETKKFLLTPRIQETIAQNENAPPQQQNAPE from the coding sequence GTGCCTAAACGTTTTTCGATATTCCCACTTCTTGTTTTCCTTGGTTTAGGGAGCGTTGCTCTCCCCGCCTCCGGGCAAGCACTCGTGCCCTATACGCTACAAATGGAGTCAAAAGAGCTAGAGCAGCAGGGCTTGAATCTGGCACAAGATGCGGCTCAGCTAGCGCGATTCCAACAATACGATCTAGCATTGCCCAGAGCGCGATTGGCGACTCAGCTGGCTCCCAGCAGTTATCAAACCTGGTTTTTACTGGGGAGTTTGTTTTTGCAAGCGCAGGAGGTAAATAATGCCATTGATGCCTTGCAACGCGCGAGAACCCTTCAACCCAACGAACCGGGGATTCTATTTGCTCTGGGAAGTGGGCACTTTCAGCAGGAAAAGTATCAGGAAGCTGTTAGTGTTTTGCAAGCTGGGTTAAAGATCAAACCTGATGTCCCGGAAGCTTTGTTTGATTTAGGCAATGCCTACTATAAATTGAATCGGTTTCCAGATGCGATCGCTCAATATCAAAAGGCGGTCGCGAAGGAAAAGAAATTCTGGCCTGCCATTAATAATATTGGGCTAGTTAAGTACGAAATGGGCGATGTGGACGGAGCGCTCGGTGAGTGGCGTTCCGCTAGCTCTCTCGATAAGGAGGCGGCAGAACCCCGGTTGGCAATGGCGGTAGCGCTGTATGCGAAGGGCGATCGCGAACAGGGTTTGTCTTTGGGAGAGGCTGCGATTCGGTTAGACAGTCGCTATGCCGATGTAAAATTTCTCCAAGAAAATCTTTGGGGCGATCGCTTGCTCACAGAAACGAAAAAGTTCCTGTTAACTCCCAGAATTCAGGAGACAATTGCCCAAAATGAAAACGCCCCTCCACAACAGCAAAACGCCCCTGAGTGA
- a CDS encoding Nif11-like leader peptide family natural product precursor gives MSKESACQFLEAATYDPGLREKFQEAASPEEFVKVARELGYALTTEELKDVVKEHSEGVILRRQTGVWPWLRRVNWI, from the coding sequence ATGTCTAAAGAAAGCGCGTGTCAATTTTTGGAAGCTGCTACCTACGATCCAGGTTTACGCGAAAAGTTCCAAGAAGCAGCCAGTCCAGAGGAATTCGTAAAAGTTGCTCGTGAATTAGGCTATGCCTTAACCACTGAAGAATTGAAGGATGTCGTCAAAGAACATAGTGAAGGTGTCATCTTGAGAAGGCAGACGGGCGTTTGGCCTTGGCTGCGGAGGGTTAACTGGATTTAG